In a single window of the Cucurbita pepo subsp. pepo cultivar mu-cu-16 chromosome LG18, ASM280686v2, whole genome shotgun sequence genome:
- the LOC111779576 gene encoding geranylgeranyl diphosphate reductase, chloroplastic: protein MASVALKSFTGLRQSSPEKPNFVTQTKATSNPQFRRRFYVSAAKTSPKIAGRNLRVAVVGGGPAGGSAAETLAKGGVETFLFERKLDNCKPCGGAIPLCMVGEFDLPLDLIDRRVTKMKMISPSNVAVDIGQTLKPHEYIGMVRREVLDAYLRERAAENGANVINGLVMKLDLPKERNSPYVLHYTSYDGKKGGVGEKKTLEVDAVIGADGANSRVAKAIDAGDYDYAIAFQERIKIPDDKMVYYENLAEMYVGDDVSPDFYGWVFPKCDHVAVGTGTVTHKADIKKFQIATRNRAKDKISGGKIIRVEAHPIPEHPRPRRLAGRVALVGDAAGYVTKCSGEGIYFAAKSGRMCAEAIVEGSENGKRMVEESDLRKYLEKWDKTYWPTYKVLDVLQKVFYRSNPAREAFVEMCADEYVQKMTFDSYLYKRVVPGNPLEDLKLAVNTIGSLVRANALSREMDKVSL, encoded by the exons ATGGCCTCCGTAGCGCTCAAATCCTTCACCGGACTCCGTCAATCGTCGCCTGAGAAGCCCAATTTCGTCACTCAAACGAAGGCCACCTCGAACCCCCAATTTCGGCGTCGATTTTATGTTTCCGCTGCCAAAACTAGCCCTAAAATCGCCGGCCGCAACCTCAGAGTTGCGGTGGTTGGCGGCGGCCCTGCTGGAGGATCGGCTGCTGAAACTCTCGCCAAGGGTGGCGTTGAGACTTTCCTGTTCGAGCGGAAGCTCGACAACTGCAAGCCTTGCGGTGGGGCGATTCCGCTGTGCATGGTTGGTGAATTCGATCTCCCGTTGGATCTGATTGACCGCCGTGTCacgaagatgaagatgatctCTCCATCGAACGTTGCCGTGGACATCGGCCAGACCTTGAAACCTCACGAGTACATTGGGATGGTTCGGCGAGAGGTTCTGGACGCGTATCTTCGCGAGCGAGCCGCTGAGAATGGAGCTAATGTAATTAATGGCTTAGTCATGAAATTGGACCTTCCGAAGGAACGAAATTCACCATATGTCCTTCACTACACTTCGTACGATGGAAAGAAAGGAGGCGTCGGAGAGAAGAAGACATTGGAGGTTGACGCCGTGATTGGTGCCGACGGAGCCAATTCTCGCGTCGCCAAGGCCATTGACGCCGGCGATTACGATTACGCCATCGCATTTCAG GAGAGAATCAAAATCCCAGATGACAAAATGGTGTATTACGAGAATCTTGCAGAGATGTATGTAGGTGACGACGTTTCGCCGGATTTTTACGGGTGGGTGTTCCCAAAATGCGACCACGTCGCCGTCGGCACCGGCACCGTGACTCACAAGGCCGATATCAAGAAGTTTCAAATAGCCACACGAAACAGAGCGAAAGACAAGATCTCAGGGGGGAAAATCATCCGAGTTGAAGCACATCCAATCCCAGAGCACCCCCGTCCACGGAGGCTGGCCGGGAGAGTGGCACTGGTAGGCGATGCAGCCGGGTACGTGACAAAATGCTCTGGCGAAGGCATATATTTCGCAGCGAAGAGCGGGCGAATGTGTGCAGAAGCAATCGTGGAGGGGTCGGAAAACGGGAAGAGAATGGTGGAGGAATCAGACCTGAGGAAGTACTTGGAGAAGTGGGATAAAACATACTGGCCGACTTATAAGGTTCTGGATGTGCTGCAGAAGGTGTTTTACAGGTCGAATCCGGCGAGGGAAGCTTTTGTGGAGATGTGCGCGGACGAGTATGTGCAGAAGATGACGTTCGACAGTTACTTGTACAAGAGAGTGGTGCCTGGGAACCCATTGGAGGACTTGAAATTGGCTGTCAATACCATC
- the LOC111780305 gene encoding GDSL esterase/lipase At1g74460, whose amino-acid sequence MNSSAPSLCFLLFTLLAAAAIPSCHSKMVQFIFGDSLSDVGNNMYLSRSLAQANLPWYGIDFGNGLPNGRFSNGRTVADIIGDEMGLPRPPAFLDPSLSEDVILENGVNYASGGGGILNETGGYFIQRFGLYKQIQLFRGTQELIKAKIGEEKAKEFFEEARYVVALGSNDFINNYLMPVYSDSWKYNDQTFITYLMETLRDQLKLLYSLGARQLMAFGLGPMGCIPLQRVLSSSGDCQDRTNNLALSFNKAASSLLDGLATRLPNATYKFGDAYDVVADVISNPGKYGFSNSESPCCSFGRIRPALTCIPASVLCKDRSKYVFWDEYHPSDKANELIANELIKKFGFSRVNQNGAPSPAPEAEADPAPAPAADPSPSPFISPSPQ is encoded by the exons ATGAACTCCTCTGCACCATCACTCTGTTTCCTGCTATTCACCCTCTTAGCAGCCGCCGCCATTCCCAGCTGCCACTCCAAGATGGTGCAGTTCATATTCGGCGACTCACTCTCCGACGTTGGAAATAATATGTACCTTTCAAGGAGCTTAGCTCAGGCAAACCTGCCCTGGTACGGCATTGATTTTGGCAATGGACTCCCTAATGGAAGGTTCAGCAATGGCCGCACTGTTGCAGACATTATCG GTGATGAAATGGGTCTACCCAGACCACCGGCTTTTCTCGATCCCTCGCTAAGTGAAGATGTAATTCTGGAAAATGGAGTGAATTACGCATCTGGGGGTGGAGGAATCTTGAACGAAACTGGCGGCTACTTC ATTCAGCGGTTTGGTCTGTACAAACAAATTCAGCTCTTTCGAGGGACGCAAGAACTGATCAAAGCCAAAATCGGGGAAGAAAAAGCCAAGGAGTTCTTCGAAGAAGCTCGATACGTGGTTGCTTTGGGAAGCAACGATTTCATTAACAATTATCTCATGCCCGTTTACTCCGATTCTTGGAAATACAACGATCAAACATTCATCACTTACTTGATGGAAACCCTTCGCGATCAGCTCAAG TTGTTATACAGTTTGGGGGCAAGGCAATTGATGGCGTTTGGGCTGGGTCCAATGGGCTGCATTCCGCTGCAAAGGGTACTCAGTTCATCCGGCGATTGCCAAGACAGAACCAACAATTTGGCCCTCAGCTTCAACAAAGCTGCCAGTAGCCTTCTTGATGGCCTCGCCACCAGGCTTCCAAATGCCACCTACAAATTCGGAGATGCTTATGATGTTGTCGCCGACGTTATTAGCAACCCCGGCAAATATG GGTTTAGTAACTCGGAATCGCCATGTTGCTCATTTGGGAGGATCCGGCCGGCCCTTACATGCATTCCGGCGTCGGTGCTGTGCAAAGATAGAAGCAAATATGTGTTTTGGGATGAGTATCACCCTTCGGACAAGGCTAACGAGTTGATTGCTAATGAACTCATTAAGAAATTTGGGTTTTCAAGAGTTAATCAAAACGGAGCTCCATCTCCAGCCCCTGAAGCTGAGGCGGATCCAGCCCCAGCTCCGGCCGCGGATCCATCTCCTTCTCCATTCATATCTCCATCCCCACAGtga
- the LOC111780211 gene encoding cyclic dof factor 3-like, giving the protein MLEIKDPAIKIFGKEIQLPADCEVPLIESDDSDSSSQKENRDEAVEKDVGKATENSASKEETLHDSEDSACVQTANEAHMNPEVLSMDENDKPEKEQNDAPNSKEKLKKPDKILPCPRCNSMETKFCYYNNYNVNQPRHFCKACQRYWTEGGNRRNVPVGAGRRKNKNSASHYRHITISEALQAAQMDIPNGVNHLPSKSNGRVLNFSANTSVCESMATVLNPPERKVLNGTRNEFHRLEDQGIKAPCKGGETGDDCSSASSVTVSSSTEEGARRCPQEPQMQNINGFPQIPYLPGVPWPCTWNAPLPPPAFCPPGVPLSFYPATYWSCSVPGAWNVPWFSPHPCSPNSGPISPILGKHSRDGDKLQADNSGREEPPKQKNGSVLVPKTLRIDDPNEAAKSSIWETLGIKNDSTKAVNLSKIFQSKGGQKNSVSEVLSSPVLQANPAAFSRSLTFREHS; this is encoded by the exons ATGCTGGAAATTAAGGACCCTGCGATTAAGATTTTCGGCAAGGAGATTCAACTTCCGGCCGACTGTGAAGTTCCGTTGATCGAAAGTGACGATTCGGATTCTAGTTCTCAGAAAGAAAATCGAGATGAGGCAGTAGAAAAG gaTGTAGGAAAAGCCACTGAGAATTCAGcttcaaaagaagaaactcTACATGATTCGGAGGATTCTGCATGTGTACAAACGGCCAATGAGGCACACATGAATCCTGAAGTGCTATCAATGGATGAGAATGACAAACCAGAGAAGGAACAAAATGACGCACCCAACTCAaaagagaaattgaagaagcCAGACAAAATACTTCCATGTCCCCGCTGCAATAGCATGGAAACCAAGTTTtgttattacaataattataatgtcAACCAGCCACGCCATTTTTGCAAAGCCTGTCAAAGATATTGGACTGAAGGCGGTAATAGGAGAAATGTCCCTGTTGGAGCTGGCCGccgaaagaacaagaactctGCCTCACATTACCGTCATATTACAATCTCAGAGGCTCTTCAAGCTGCACAAATGGATATTCCCAATGGGGTCAACCACCTACCATCCAAAAGCAATGGCCGAGTCCTCAATTTTAGTGCAAACACATCTGTGTGTGAATCTATGGCCACTGTCCTCAATCCTCCGGAAAGAAAGGTCTTGAATGGGACTAGGAATGAATTTCATAGACTCGAAGACCAAGGAATTAAAGCACCTTGTAAGGGTGGGGAAACTGGCGATGATTGTTCCAGTGCATCTTCAGTGACTGTGTCAAGTTCAACGGAGGAAGGAGCTAGGAGGTGCCCTCAAGAACCACAGATGCAGAACATCAATGGTTTCCCTCAAATCCCATATCTTCCCGGTGTTCCTTGGCCTTGTACATGGAATGCACCACTACCTCCACCGGCTTTCTGCCCTCCTGGAGTTCCTTTATCATTCTATCCTGCGACATACTGGAGCTGTAGCGTTCCAGGTGCTTGGAATGTACCTTGGTTCTCTCCACATCCCTGTTCTCCAAACTCTGGTCCAATTTCTCCTATACTAGGGAAGCATTCCAGAGATGGTGACAAACTCCAGGCTGATAATTCTGGGAGGGAAGAACCTCCAAAACAGAAAAATGGATCTGTTTTGGTTCCCAAAACTTTAAGGATTGATGATCCAAATGAAGCCGCTAAGAGTTCGATATGGGAGACACTTGGTATTAAGAATGATTCAACCAAAGCTGTTAATCTGTCTAAGATCTTCCAATCAAAGGGTGGTCAAAAGAATAGTGTATCTGAAGTGTTATCATCTCCTGTTTTGCAAGCCAACCCTGCAGCGTTCTCAAGATCTCTTACTTTCCGTGAACATTCGTGA